In one window of Bos taurus isolate L1 Dominette 01449 registration number 42190680 breed Hereford chromosome 15, ARS-UCD2.0, whole genome shotgun sequence DNA:
- the OR56B42B gene encoding olfactory receptor family 56 subfamily B member 42B — MDTTLSITNGSRFQVSEFVLMGFPGIHSWQHWLSLPLALLYLSALGANLLILITIHHESTLHEPMYYLLGILAVVDIGLATTIMPKILAIFWFNAKTISLTECFAQLYAINCFMGMESGIFLCMAVDRYVAICYPLQYSSIVTETFVIKVTLSMMLRNGLLTIPVPVLAAQRHYCSRNEIDHCLCSNLGVTSLACDDITINRFYHLALAWFVVGSDMGLVFASYMLIIRSVLRLNSAEATSKALSTCSSHLTLILFFYTAVIVVSVTHLAGRQFPIIPVLLNVLHSVIPPALNPMVYALRTQELRVGFQRLIGLGEKMPRK, encoded by the coding sequence TTGTCCTAATGGGATTTCCAGGCATTCACAGCTGGCAACACTGGCTCTCCCTGCCCCTGGCTCTACTCTACCTCTCAGCTCTTGGTGCCAATCTCCTCATCTTGATCACCATCCATCATGAGTCTACCTTACACGAGCCCATGTATTACCTCCTTGGTATCTTGGCTGTGGTGGACATTGGCCTGGCTACTACCATCATGCCCAAAATCCTGGCCATTTTCTGGTTTAATGCCAAGACCATAAGTCTCACTGAGTGCTTTGCTCAGTTGTATGCCATCAACTGTTTCATGGGCATGGAGTCAGGCATCTTCCTCTGCATGGCTGTGGATAGGTATGTAGCCATTTGCTATCCCCTTCAGTACTCTTCCATAGTCACTGAGACTTTTGTGATCAAAGTCACACTGTCTATGATGCTCAGGAATGGCCTGCTGACCATCCCAGTGCCTGTACTGGCTGCCCAGAGACACTACTGCTCCAGGAATGAGATTGACCACTGCCTGTGCTCTAACTTGGGGGTCACCAGTCTGGCCTGTGATGACATCACTATTAATAGATTTTACCATTTGGCCTTGGCTTGGTTTGTGGTTGGGAGTGACATGGGTCTGGTCTTTGCTTCCTACATGTTGATTATTCGCTCAGTGCTGAGGTTGAACTCTGCTGAAGCAACATCTAAGGCCCTGAGTACCTGCAGCTCTCATCTCAccctcattctctttttctaCACCGCTGTTATTGTAGTGTCTGTCACCCATCTGGCAGGAAGACAGTTTCCCATCATCCCTGTTCTTCTCAATGTGCTGCATAGTGTCATTCCCCCAGCCCTTAACCCTATGGTGTATGCCCTTAGGACCCAGGAGCTGAGAGTGGGCTTCCAAAGGTTAATTGGTCTGGGTGAGAAAATGCCTAGGAAGTGA
- the OR56B42 gene encoding olfactory receptor family 56 subfamily B member 42, protein MDTTLSITNGSRFQVSEFVLMGFPGIHSWQHWLSLPLALLYLLALGANLLILITIHHESTLHQPMYYLLGILAVVDIGLATTIMPKILAIFWFNAKTISLTECFAQLYAINCFMCMESGIFLCMAVDRYVAICYPLQYSSIVTETFVIKVTLSMMLRNGLLIIPVPVLAAQRHYCSRNEIDHCLCSNLGVTSLACDDITINRFYHLALAWFVVGSDMGLVFASYMLIIRSVLRLNSAEATSKALSTCSSHLTLILFFYTAVIVVSVTHLAGRQFPIIPVLLNVLHSVIPPALNPMVYALRTQELRVGFQRLFGLGEHMSRK, encoded by the coding sequence ATGGATACTACCCTAAGTATAACCAATGGCTCAAGGTTTCAAGTGTCTGAATTTGTTCTAATGGGGTTTCCAGGCATTCACAGCTGGCAACACTGGCTCTCCCTGCCCCTCGCTCTACTCTACCTCTTAGCTCTTGGTGCCAATCTCCTCATCTTGATCACCATCCATCATGAGTCTACCTTACACCAGCCCATGTATTACCTCCTTGGTATCTTGGCTGTGGTGGACATTGGCCTGGCTACTACCATCATGCCCAAAATCCTGGCCATTTTCTGGTTTAATGCCAAGACCATAAGTCTCACTGAGTGCTTTGCTCAGTTGTATGCCATCAACTGTTTCATGTGCATGGAGTCAGGCATCTTCCTCTGCATGGCTGTAGATAGGTATGTAGCCATTTGCTATCCCCTTCAGTACTCTTCCATAGTCACTGAGACTTTTGTGATCAAAGTCACACTGTCTATGATGCTCAGGAATGGCCTGCTGATCATCCCAGTGCCTGTACTTGCTGCCCAGAGACACTACTGCTCCAGGAATGAGATTGACCACTGCCTGTGCTCTAACTTGGGGGTCACCAGTCTGGCCTGTGATGACATCACTATTAATAGATTTTATCATTTGGCCTTGGCTTGGTTTGTGGTTGGGAGTGACATGGGTCTGGTCTTTGCTTCCTACATGTTGATTATTCGCTCAGTGCTGAGGTTGAACTCTGCTGAAGCAACATCTAAGGCCCTGAGTACCTGCAGCTCTCATCTCAccctcattctctttttctaCACCGCTGTTATTGTAGTGTCTGTCACCCATCTGGCAGGAAGACAGTTTCCCATCATCCCTGTTCTTCTCAATGTGTTGCATAGTGTCATCCCCCCAGCCCTTAACCCTATGGTGTATGCCCTTAGGACCCAGGAGCTGAGGGTGGGCTTCCAAAGGTTGTTTGGTCTGGGTGAGCATATGTCTAGGAAGTGA